In Acinonyx jubatus isolate Ajub_Pintada_27869175 chromosome B3, VMU_Ajub_asm_v1.0, whole genome shotgun sequence, a genomic segment contains:
- the PARP16 gene encoding protein mono-ADP-ribosyltransferase PARP16 isoform X1, with protein MQPAGWAAVREAVGRDMLAADLRCSLFASALQSYKRDSVLRPFPTSYARHDCKDFEALLADASKLPNLKELLQSSGDKDKRARDLVSWILSSKVLTIHSAGKSEFEKIQKLTGAPHTPVPVPDFLFEIEYSNPANAKFYETKGERDLIYAFHGSRLENFHSIIHNGLHCHLNKTSLFGEGTYLTSDLSLALIYSPHGLGWQRSLLGPILSCVAVCEVIDHPDVKCQMKKKDSKEIDRRRARIKHSEGGDIPPKYFVVTNNQLLRVKYLLVYSQKQPKSRASSQLSWFSSHWFTVMISLYLLLLLIVSAINSSAFQHFWNRAKR; from the exons ATGCAGCCAGCAGGCTGGGCGGCCGTCAGGGAGGCGGTGGGCCGCGACATGCTGGCCGCTGACCTCCGTTGCAGCCTCTTCGCCTCGGCGCTGCAGAGCTACAAGCGCGACTCAGTGCTGCGGCCCTTCCCTACGTCCTATGCCCGCCACGACTGCAAGGACTTTGAGGCCCTG CTTGCAGATGCCAGCAAGCTACCCAACCTGAAAGAACTTCTCCAGTCCTCTGGAGACAAAGACAAACGTGCCAGGGATCTGGTGAGCTGGATTTTATCCTCAAAGGTCCTGACAATCCACAGTGCAGGGAAGTCAGAG TTCGAAAAGATCCAAAAGCTGACTGGTGCCCCTCACACGCCTGTCCCCGTGCCGGACTTCCTGTTTGAAATTGAGTACTCCAACCCAGCGAACGCCAAATTTTATGAGACCAAGGGAGAACGAGACCTAATCTACGCCTTCCACGGGAGCCGCCTCGAAAACTTCCATTCCATCATCCACAATGGGCTGCATTGCCACCTGAACAAG ACATCCTTGTTTGGGGAAGGGACCTACCTCACCAGTGACTTGAGCCTGGCCCTCATTTATAGCCCCCATGGCCTTGGATGGCAGCGCAGCCTCCTTGGCCCCATCCTCagctgtgtggctgtgtgtgaAGTCATTGATCATCCAGATGTCAAGTGCCAAATGAAGAAGAAGG ATTCTAAGGAGATAGATCGCAGGAGAGCAAGAATCAAACATAGTGAAGGCGGAGACATCCCTCCAAAGTACTTTGTGGTCACCAATAACCAGCTCCTGCGAGTGAAGTACCTGCTGGTGTACTCCCAGAAGCAGCCCAAGAG CAGGGCTTCAAGCCAGCTGTCCTGGTTTTCCAGCCATTGGTTTACGGTCATGATATCCCTGtatctgctgctgctgctcattGTGAGTGCCATCAACTCCTCAGCTTTCCAACACTTCTGGAATCGTGCAAAGAGATAA
- the PARP16 gene encoding protein mono-ADP-ribosyltransferase PARP16 isoform X3, whose amino-acid sequence MQPAGWAAVREAVGRDMLAADLRCSLFASALQSYKRDSVLRPFPTSYARHDCKDFEALLADASKLPNLKELLQSSGDKDKRARDLFEKIQKLTGAPHTPVPVPDFLFEIEYSNPANAKFYETKGERDLIYAFHGSRLENFHSIIHNGLHCHLNKTSLFGEGTYLTSDLSLALIYSPHGLGWQRSLLGPILSCVAVCEVIDHPDVKCQMKKKDSKEIDRRRARIKHSEGGDIPPKYFVVTNNQLLRVKYLLVYSQKQPKSRASSQLSWFSSHWFTVMISLYLLLLLIVSAINSSAFQHFWNRAKR is encoded by the exons ATGCAGCCAGCAGGCTGGGCGGCCGTCAGGGAGGCGGTGGGCCGCGACATGCTGGCCGCTGACCTCCGTTGCAGCCTCTTCGCCTCGGCGCTGCAGAGCTACAAGCGCGACTCAGTGCTGCGGCCCTTCCCTACGTCCTATGCCCGCCACGACTGCAAGGACTTTGAGGCCCTG CTTGCAGATGCCAGCAAGCTACCCAACCTGAAAGAACTTCTCCAGTCCTCTGGAGACAAAGACAAACGTGCCAGGGATCTG TTCGAAAAGATCCAAAAGCTGACTGGTGCCCCTCACACGCCTGTCCCCGTGCCGGACTTCCTGTTTGAAATTGAGTACTCCAACCCAGCGAACGCCAAATTTTATGAGACCAAGGGAGAACGAGACCTAATCTACGCCTTCCACGGGAGCCGCCTCGAAAACTTCCATTCCATCATCCACAATGGGCTGCATTGCCACCTGAACAAG ACATCCTTGTTTGGGGAAGGGACCTACCTCACCAGTGACTTGAGCCTGGCCCTCATTTATAGCCCCCATGGCCTTGGATGGCAGCGCAGCCTCCTTGGCCCCATCCTCagctgtgtggctgtgtgtgaAGTCATTGATCATCCAGATGTCAAGTGCCAAATGAAGAAGAAGG ATTCTAAGGAGATAGATCGCAGGAGAGCAAGAATCAAACATAGTGAAGGCGGAGACATCCCTCCAAAGTACTTTGTGGTCACCAATAACCAGCTCCTGCGAGTGAAGTACCTGCTGGTGTACTCCCAGAAGCAGCCCAAGAG CAGGGCTTCAAGCCAGCTGTCCTGGTTTTCCAGCCATTGGTTTACGGTCATGATATCCCTGtatctgctgctgctgctcattGTGAGTGCCATCAACTCCTCAGCTTTCCAACACTTCTGGAATCGTGCAAAGAGATAA
- the PARP16 gene encoding protein mono-ADP-ribosyltransferase PARP16 isoform X2 yields MQPAGWAAVREAVGRDMLAADLRCSLFASALQSYKRDSVLRPFPTSYARHDCKDFEALLADASKLPNLKELLQSSGDKDKRARDLVSWILSSKVLTIHSAGKSEFEKIQKLTGAPHTPVPVPDFLFEIEYSNPANAKFYETKGERDLIYAFHGSRLENFHSIIHNGLHCHLNKTSLFGEGTYLTSDLSLALIYSPHGLGWQRSLLGPILSCVAVCEVIDHPDVKCQMKKKDSKEIDRRRARIKHSEGGDIPPKYFVVTNNQLLRVKYLLVYSQKQPKRASSQLSWFSSHWFTVMISLYLLLLLIVSAINSSAFQHFWNRAKR; encoded by the exons ATGCAGCCAGCAGGCTGGGCGGCCGTCAGGGAGGCGGTGGGCCGCGACATGCTGGCCGCTGACCTCCGTTGCAGCCTCTTCGCCTCGGCGCTGCAGAGCTACAAGCGCGACTCAGTGCTGCGGCCCTTCCCTACGTCCTATGCCCGCCACGACTGCAAGGACTTTGAGGCCCTG CTTGCAGATGCCAGCAAGCTACCCAACCTGAAAGAACTTCTCCAGTCCTCTGGAGACAAAGACAAACGTGCCAGGGATCTGGTGAGCTGGATTTTATCCTCAAAGGTCCTGACAATCCACAGTGCAGGGAAGTCAGAG TTCGAAAAGATCCAAAAGCTGACTGGTGCCCCTCACACGCCTGTCCCCGTGCCGGACTTCCTGTTTGAAATTGAGTACTCCAACCCAGCGAACGCCAAATTTTATGAGACCAAGGGAGAACGAGACCTAATCTACGCCTTCCACGGGAGCCGCCTCGAAAACTTCCATTCCATCATCCACAATGGGCTGCATTGCCACCTGAACAAG ACATCCTTGTTTGGGGAAGGGACCTACCTCACCAGTGACTTGAGCCTGGCCCTCATTTATAGCCCCCATGGCCTTGGATGGCAGCGCAGCCTCCTTGGCCCCATCCTCagctgtgtggctgtgtgtgaAGTCATTGATCATCCAGATGTCAAGTGCCAAATGAAGAAGAAGG ATTCTAAGGAGATAGATCGCAGGAGAGCAAGAATCAAACATAGTGAAGGCGGAGACATCCCTCCAAAGTACTTTGTGGTCACCAATAACCAGCTCCTGCGAGTGAAGTACCTGCTGGTGTACTCCCAGAAGCAGCCCAAGAG GGCTTCAAGCCAGCTGTCCTGGTTTTCCAGCCATTGGTTTACGGTCATGATATCCCTGtatctgctgctgctgctcattGTGAGTGCCATCAACTCCTCAGCTTTCCAACACTTCTGGAATCGTGCAAAGAGATAA
- the PARP16 gene encoding protein mono-ADP-ribosyltransferase PARP16 isoform X4, protein MQPAGWAAVREAVGRDMLAADLRCSLFASALQSYKRDSVLRPFPTSYARHDCKDFEALLADASKLPNLKELLQSSGDKDKRARDLVSWILSSKVLTIHSAGKSEFEKIQKLTGAPHTPVPVPDFLFEIEYSNPANAKFYETKGERDLIYAFHGSRLENFHSIIHNGLHCHLNKTSLFGEGTYLTSDLSLALIYSPHGLGWQRSLLGPILSCVAVCEVIDHPDVKCQMKKKDSKEIDRRRARIKHSEGGDIPPKYFVVTNNQLLRVKYLLVYSQKQPKRRIRPGEVTCPR, encoded by the exons ATGCAGCCAGCAGGCTGGGCGGCCGTCAGGGAGGCGGTGGGCCGCGACATGCTGGCCGCTGACCTCCGTTGCAGCCTCTTCGCCTCGGCGCTGCAGAGCTACAAGCGCGACTCAGTGCTGCGGCCCTTCCCTACGTCCTATGCCCGCCACGACTGCAAGGACTTTGAGGCCCTG CTTGCAGATGCCAGCAAGCTACCCAACCTGAAAGAACTTCTCCAGTCCTCTGGAGACAAAGACAAACGTGCCAGGGATCTGGTGAGCTGGATTTTATCCTCAAAGGTCCTGACAATCCACAGTGCAGGGAAGTCAGAG TTCGAAAAGATCCAAAAGCTGACTGGTGCCCCTCACACGCCTGTCCCCGTGCCGGACTTCCTGTTTGAAATTGAGTACTCCAACCCAGCGAACGCCAAATTTTATGAGACCAAGGGAGAACGAGACCTAATCTACGCCTTCCACGGGAGCCGCCTCGAAAACTTCCATTCCATCATCCACAATGGGCTGCATTGCCACCTGAACAAG ACATCCTTGTTTGGGGAAGGGACCTACCTCACCAGTGACTTGAGCCTGGCCCTCATTTATAGCCCCCATGGCCTTGGATGGCAGCGCAGCCTCCTTGGCCCCATCCTCagctgtgtggctgtgtgtgaAGTCATTGATCATCCAGATGTCAAGTGCCAAATGAAGAAGAAGG ATTCTAAGGAGATAGATCGCAGGAGAGCAAGAATCAAACATAGTGAAGGCGGAGACATCCCTCCAAAGTACTTTGTGGTCACCAATAACCAGCTCCTGCGAGTGAAGTACCTGCTGGTGTACTCCCAGAAGCAGCCCAAGAG